The following are encoded in a window of Carya illinoinensis cultivar Pawnee chromosome 15, C.illinoinensisPawnee_v1, whole genome shotgun sequence genomic DNA:
- the LOC122296044 gene encoding uncharacterized oxidoreductase At4g09670-like: MAETQVRIGMLGCADIARKVSQAISLAPNTTVATIGSRSLDKAKAFASTNNFPPLPNAKIYGSYEAVLDWPLPTSLHTRWVILAAQKKKHVLLEKPVALNVAEFDTIIEACDSNGVQFMDGTMWMHHPRTAKMREFLSDKQRFE, translated from the coding sequence ATGGCTGAAACACAGGTTCGAATAGGAATGCTGGGATGCGCCGATATAGCCCGAAAGGTCTCGCAGGCCATTTCGCTCGCTCCCAACACTACAGTCGCCACCATTGGTAGCCGGTCTCTTGACAAGGCCAAGGCCTTTGCGTCCACCAACAACTTCCCCCCCCTCCCCAACGCCAAGATCTACGGCTCCTACGAGGCTGTCCTCGACTGGCCCTTACCCACCAGTCTGCACACCCGATGGGTAATCCTAGCTGCCCAGAAGAAGAAGCACGTGTTGCTAGAGAAGCCCGTCGCCCTTAACGTTGCCGAGTTCGACACTATCATCGAGGCTTGCGACTCTAATGGGGTGCAATTCATGGACGGCACCATGTGGATGCACCACCCCCGAACCGCCAAGATGAGAGAGTTCCTCTCCGATAAACAACGTTTTGAATGA